In a genomic window of Gemmatimonadaceae bacterium:
- a CDS encoding GxxExxY protein, producing the protein MRGELLEAERVHSIVAAFFTVFNYFGGGGMCEAAYTGALEYELTLRGHIVDREVMVPVNYKGKLVARQRVDMVADNRVIVECKATERLPVSAGPQLIGYLRATIFEVGVLLHFGPHPKFYRFVDSNKDTIRKGK; encoded by the coding sequence ATGCGCGGCGAACTCCTCGAAGCCGAACGCGTGCACTCGATCGTGGCCGCATTCTTCACCGTCTTCAACTACTTTGGCGGTGGTGGAATGTGCGAGGCCGCGTACACGGGAGCGCTCGAGTACGAGCTCACGCTGCGCGGACACATAGTGGACCGAGAAGTGATGGTTCCGGTCAACTACAAGGGCAAGCTCGTTGCCCGGCAGCGGGTCGACATGGTGGCGGACAACCGAGTGATCGTCGAATGCAAGGCCACCGAGCGCCTCCCAGTATCTGCGGGACCACAGCTCATCGGTTATCTGCGCGCGACCATCTTCGAAGTAGGCGTGCTGCTCCACTTTGGTCCACACCCAAAGTTCTATCGCTTCGTCGATTCCAACAAAGACACAATTAGGAAGGGCAAGTAG
- a CDS encoding ATP-binding protein — MLVRPAEGTLVVAAVALLLSCSAPSARAQDRGRPTRVLVLFQQQAETQPMVEFTQRLRLTIRDELASPVEFYQEALDLDRFSDREHSPRLTDYFRDKYHGFTIDVVVPVGARALGFAVDHLHDVLPNAPIVFALCAAPQTDPSTLPAYVTGRLASASRFVPTVAMARGLQPDAGQIVAVGGAASTDSVAVSAVVSAVAAFHDSPPLTVVQGLPLDALLARLRQLPRRSIVIFANYRGDGHGQVFEPFDIVGSLARAASAPMYTQLGSYVGEGVVGGSVTRFDDEGTNTGRLVVRVLRRRPGQMPPAESITNSYVADWRQLQRWDLSEKRLPPGTELLFREPSLWQRYRAVVLIALGFMGVESLLIGALLLERRRRKRAQLLVEDQRRRTDDTRRQVAHMGRMALVGELAATIGHELRQPLAAMRANAETGAKFVAGADREFGPEDRRLCGEIFSDIIADNDQASEVIIRVRALLRGQELPSTSVDLNEVCRASARLLQHEALTRHAELSLSLDPHLPAVTGDPVQFEQVVLNLVLNALEASGSSPSPRVLIRTVGREEEVDVVVSDNGPGFAAGAQPHLFESFFTTKPQGLGLGLVIVQSIVERYRGRISAENGEEGGATFHVTIPTRRVIDSVGNASR, encoded by the coding sequence GTGTTGGTACGCCCGGCCGAAGGGACATTGGTCGTCGCGGCTGTCGCGTTATTGCTCTCGTGCTCGGCACCCAGTGCGCGCGCACAAGACCGGGGGCGACCAACGCGCGTGCTCGTGCTGTTCCAGCAACAGGCCGAGACGCAACCGATGGTCGAGTTCACGCAACGGTTACGCCTAACGATTCGCGACGAGCTGGCCTCGCCCGTCGAGTTCTATCAGGAAGCCCTGGATCTCGACCGCTTCTCTGACCGCGAGCACTCGCCGCGCCTGACGGACTATTTCAGAGACAAGTACCACGGATTCACGATCGACGTCGTCGTGCCGGTGGGCGCACGCGCGCTGGGGTTTGCCGTCGACCATCTGCACGACGTGCTCCCGAACGCGCCGATCGTCTTCGCGTTGTGCGCCGCCCCACAAACGGATCCCTCGACACTCCCCGCGTACGTAACCGGCCGGCTGGCGAGCGCCTCGCGCTTCGTACCAACGGTGGCGATGGCGCGCGGTCTCCAGCCCGACGCGGGACAGATCGTCGCGGTCGGCGGCGCGGCATCAACCGACTCGGTGGCCGTCTCCGCTGTGGTGAGTGCTGTCGCGGCCTTTCACGATTCGCCTCCGCTCACCGTGGTTCAGGGGTTACCGCTCGACGCGTTGCTCGCGAGGCTTCGTCAGCTTCCTCGCCGCTCGATCGTGATATTCGCGAATTACAGGGGAGACGGGCACGGACAGGTGTTCGAGCCTTTCGACATCGTCGGGAGCCTCGCGCGTGCTGCGTCGGCTCCGATGTACACGCAGTTGGGCAGCTACGTTGGCGAAGGAGTCGTGGGCGGTTCCGTGACGCGGTTCGACGATGAAGGCACCAACACGGGACGACTCGTCGTTCGCGTTCTTCGCCGTCGACCTGGACAGATGCCACCCGCGGAGTCCATCACCAATTCGTACGTCGCCGATTGGCGTCAACTCCAGCGTTGGGATCTGTCCGAGAAGCGGCTGCCACCCGGGACCGAGCTCCTGTTTCGAGAACCCTCATTGTGGCAGCGGTACCGCGCGGTCGTTCTCATCGCGCTCGGCTTCATGGGGGTTGAGTCATTGCTCATCGGCGCGCTATTGCTCGAACGGCGGCGCCGCAAGCGCGCGCAATTGTTGGTCGAAGACCAGCGGCGGCGCACCGATGACACGAGGCGCCAGGTTGCGCACATGGGACGCATGGCGCTCGTCGGTGAGCTGGCCGCGACGATCGGACACGAGCTCCGCCAACCGCTCGCGGCGATGCGGGCGAACGCGGAGACGGGCGCGAAGTTCGTGGCGGGCGCCGATCGCGAATTCGGCCCCGAGGACCGGCGGCTCTGTGGCGAGATCTTCTCCGACATCATCGCCGATAATGATCAAGCCTCCGAGGTCATCATCCGGGTTCGCGCTCTTCTTCGCGGGCAGGAATTGCCGTCGACGTCCGTGGACCTCAATGAAGTCTGTCGCGCGTCGGCACGACTCTTACAGCACGAGGCGTTGACTCGTCACGCAGAACTTAGCTTGTCGCTCGATCCGCACCTGCCAGCCGTCACCGGTGATCCGGTTCAGTTCGAGCAGGTGGTGTTGAACCTCGTGTTGAACGCGCTCGAGGCATCCGGGTCGTCGCCAAGTCCGCGGGTGCTGATCCGTACGGTGGGTCGCGAGGAAGAAGTCGACGTTGTCGTGAGCGACAACGGGCCCGGATTCGCAGCGGGCGCTCAGCCACATCTCTTCGAATCGTTCTTCACGACGAAGCCACAAGGCCTGGGCCTTGGGCTGGTCATCGTGCAATCGATTGTCGAACGGTACCGGGGCCGCATATCTGCCGAGAATGGCGAAGAGGGTGGCGCGACGTTCCACGTCACGATACCCACGCGCCGCGTAATCGATAGCGTCGGCAACGCGTCGCGCTGA